The following DNA comes from Bacillaceae bacterium S4-13-56.
GATGCTTCAAAAACCTAGTCGAGGGTGGTATGTAGCGCCAGGAGGAAAAATGGAGGTGACGGAGTCCATTAAACAATCTGTAACAAGGGAATTCAAGGAGGAGACGGGATTAGTCCTTCAAGATCCCCAATTAAGAGGTGCTTTCACAGTCATTATCGAGGAGCAAGGAAAAGTTGTTGATGAGTGGATGATGTTTACTTTTTACTGTGAAGAATTTTCGGGACAGCTGTTAGAACATAGTGAAGAAGGTAAGTTGGAATGGGTACCAATGAACGCTTATTCCGATTTGCCTATGGCACCAGGTGATTATCATATCTTTGACCATATATTAGAAAGCAATCAGCTCATTTATGGGACTTTTACATACACAGAAGATTTCACATTAATTTCCATTGATTTAGATCCGCCAAGACCATAGGATTAGGAGGGGTTACACATGACAAAAGTAAGCGAAGAAACACAACTAGTGATTATTACGGGTATGTCTGGAGCAGGAAAAACGGTTGCTATCCAAAGCTTTGAGGATTTGGGATTCTTTTGTATTGATAACCTCCCACCGGCCTTGTTGCCAAAGTTGTTAGAACTCATGAAGGATTCAAAACATGACATTCAAAGAGTGGCTTTAGGAATGGATCTAAGAGGTAGAGAGTTTTTTGATTCATTGTTTGGAGCATTAGATAAGCTTGCGAATGAAGAATGGTTACAAGAACATATTTTATTTTTAGATGCTGATGACCAAACTCTGGTTACAAGATATAAAGAGACACGTCGTTCTCACCCTCTTGCACCTGAGGGTACCCCTTTAGAAGGGATTCGCCAGGAAAGAGTGATTCTTGAGGAACTGAAAGGAAGAGCTCAAAGTATTATAAATACAACACAATTAAAGCCAAGAGAGTTACGTGAAAAAATCCTTTCCTCCTATTCTAAGAAAACACAACAGGTTTTTTCCGTAAATGTGATATCCTTTGGATTTAAGCATGGGATTCCTATTGATGCAGACCTCGTGTTTGATGTTCGTTTCTTGCCAAATCCACACTATGTAGAACATATGCGACCACTCACTGGACTGGATTCGGATGTTGCATCTTATGTTTTTAAATGGACAGAAACAC
Coding sequences within:
- a CDS encoding 8-oxo-dGTP diphosphatase: MQRITNCILNYNGSLLMLQKPSRGWYVAPGGKMEVTESIKQSVTREFKEETGLVLQDPQLRGAFTVIIEEQGKVVDEWMMFTFYCEEFSGQLLEHSEEGKLEWVPMNAYSDLPMAPGDYHIFDHILESNQLIYGTFTYTEDFTLISIDLDPPRP
- the rapZ gene encoding RNase adapter RapZ, yielding MTKVSEETQLVIITGMSGAGKTVAIQSFEDLGFFCIDNLPPALLPKLLELMKDSKHDIQRVALGMDLRGREFFDSLFGALDKLANEEWLQEHILFLDADDQTLVTRYKETRRSHPLAPEGTPLEGIRQERVILEELKGRAQSIINTTQLKPRELREKILSSYSKKTQQVFSVNVISFGFKHGIPIDADLVFDVRFLPNPHYVEHMRPLTGLDSDVASYVFKWTETHKFIEKLFDLLQFMLPQYKREGKSQLVIAIGCTGGQHRSVALAEYTAKHFSKDYITHVTHRDIDKRKGL